A genome region from Cucumis sativus cultivar 9930 chromosome 4, Cucumber_9930_V3, whole genome shotgun sequence includes the following:
- the LOC116403279 gene encoding uncharacterized protein LOC116403279 has translation MLDIFTIFSLFGSISVKVVAVKQFIKEHATIKHMKEWFAENNYLQDIDQRKNIEFLNDKSKLLALLAQATTDTNFQRLLSTECIIYRHQINIFFHIGARV, from the exons ATGTTAGATATTTTCACTATCTTCTCCCTCTTTG GTTCGATTTCGGTTAAG GTTGTAGCAGTTAAACAATTCATAAAAGAG CATGCCACCATCAAACACATGAAAGAATGGTTCGCAGAGAACAATTATCTTCAAGACATTGATCAAAGAAAGAACATTGAGTTCCTGAATGATAAATCAAAACTTCTTGCTCTGCTAGCTCAGGCCACAACTGATACAAATTTCCAAAGATTATTGTCAACAGAGTGCATCATATATCGTCATCAAATCAACATCTTCTTCCATATAGGAGCCAGAGTATGA
- the LOC101207345 gene encoding uncharacterized protein LOC101207345, with translation MAIQEHSPLKLEPWNDLNGKVVMVTGASAGLGREFCLDLARAGCKIIAAARRTSRLQSLCDEINELDFSVLSSALASPISPTGAVESRRAVAVELDVCGNGKSIEESVRKAWDYFGFIDTLVNNAGFRGSVKSPVELSEEEWDYTMGTNLKGQWLVSKYVCILMNKANRGGSIINISSISGLNRALQRGALAYITSKAALNTLTKVMAMELGAHKIRVNSICPGLFKSEITKDLMEKDWIKNVAKRMIPLRTFGTSNPALTTTVRYLVHESSKYVSGNIFIVDAGNSLLGVPIFSSL, from the exons ATGGCAATCCAGGAACATTCACCTCTTAAGCTGGAACCATGGAATGACTTGAATGGCAAAGTGGTGATGGTCACCGGAGCATCCGCAGGGCTTGGTCGTGAGTTCTGTCTCGATCTCGCTAGAGCTGGATGCAAAATCATTGCTGCAGCACGCCGAACCAGTAGACTCCAATCTCTTTGCGATGAAATTAATGAACTTGACTTTTCAGTCTTGTCATCGGCACTCGCCTCCCCGATCTCCCCTACGGGTGCAGTAGAGAGCCGCCGAGCCGTGGCTGTGGAGCTTGATGTTTGTGGCAATGGAAAGAGTATTGAGGAGAGTGTAAGAAAAGCTTGGGATTATTTTGGATTCATTGACACGTTGGTTAACAATGCTGGTTTCAGAG GGAGTGTAAAGTCTCCAGTTGAATTGAGTGAGGAAGAATGGGATTATACCATGGGAACAAATCTTAAAGGACAATGGTTGGTATCAAAATATGTATGCATACTCATGAACAAAGCCAATAGAGGTGGGTCTATTATCAATATTTCTTCCATTAGTGGTCTCAATAGAGCACTACAAAGGGGAGCACTTGCTTATATTACTTCCAAGGCTGCCTTAAACACTTTGACTAAG GTTATGGCGATGGAATTAGGAGCACACAAAATTAGAGTGAATAGTATATGTCCTGGACTATTTAAATctgaaattacaaaagatcTTATGGAAAAAGATTGGATTAAGAATGTAGCAAAGAGAATGATCCCTTTGAGAACATTTGGAACTTCAAATCCAGCATTAACGACAACTGTTCGATACTTGGTGCACGAGTCTTCTAAATACGTTTCGGGTAACATTTTTATAGTCGATGCAGGCAACTCATTACTCGGTGTTCCAATCTTCTCATCCCTTTAA
- the LOC101207594 gene encoding BON1-associated protein 2, whose translation MSSFPLSVVAVIVISTVHHPPLSFTTTTTALIKPIIKSDLFDTIRSDLQSENDSINKKIDRDGDGFPRWNEKLVVDRPMHAAFVVVEVCRSASSGWKVKIVGKSRVSMADFVVGYLPESHLQFLSYRLRDERGEMNGIINFSVRVKLALGVKRIGVPVGMAMPKRRFHGGDGGSEVL comes from the exons ATGTCGTCGTTCCCTCTGTCTGTTGTCGCTGTCATCGTCATTTCCACTGTCCACCATCCTCCATTGTCATTCACCACCACTACCACTGCTCTAATCAAG CCGATCATCAAGAGCGATTTGTTCGACACTATTCGATCTGACCTTCAAAGCGAAAACGACTCTATTAACAAGAAAATTGATCGCGATGGTGATGGATTTCCGCGGTGGAATGAGAAGTTGGTTGTCGATCGTCCAATGCACGCTGCGTTTGTTGTTGTGGAGGTTTGTCGTAGTGCTTCTTCCGGATGGAAGGTTAAGATCGTTGGGAAGTCTAGGGTTTCGATGGCAGATTTTGTCGTTGGATACTTGCCGGAAAGTCATTTGCAGTTTTTGAGTTATAGGTTGAGAGATGAGAGAGGGGAGATGAATggaattattaatttttcggTGAGAGTGAAGTTGGCGCTCGGAGTTAAGAGGATTGGAGTTCCGGTTGGCATGGCGATGCCGAAAAGAAGATTCCACGGCGGCGATGGCGGCAGCGAAGTGTTGTGA
- the LOC101207105 gene encoding uncharacterized protein LOC101207105, with protein sequence MAIQQHSPLKLEPWNDLNGKVVMVTGASSGLGREFCLDLARAGCKIIAAARRTSRLQSLCDEINELDFSVSSSALASPISPTGAVESRPAVAVELDVCGNGKSIEESVTKAWDYFGFIDTLVNNAGLRGSVKSPLELSEKEWDDTMDTNLKGQWLVSKYVCILMNKANRGGSIINISSISGLNRPLEMGAVAYITSKAALNTFTKVMAMELGAHKIRVNSICPGLFKSEITKDLMKKDWIKNVARRMVPLRTFGTSNPALTTIVRYLVHDSSKYVSGNIFIVDAGSTLPGVPIFSSL encoded by the exons ATGGCAATCCAGCAACATTCGCCTCTTAAGCTGGAACCATGGAATGACTTGAATGGCAAAGTGGTGATGGTCACCGGAGCATCCTCGGGGCTTGGTCGTGAGTTCTGTCTCGATCTTGCTAGAGCTGGATGCAAAATCATTGCTGCAGCACGCCGAACCAGTAGACTCCAATCTCTTTGCGACGAAATTAATGAACTTGACTTTTCAGTCTCGTCATCGGCACTCGCCTCCCCTATCTCCCCTACGGGTGCAGTCGAGAGCCGTCCAGCGGTGGCTGTGGAGCTTGATGTTTGTGGCAATGGAAAGAGTATTGAGGAGAGCGTAACAAAAGCTTGGGATTATTTTGGATTCATTGACACATTGGTTAACAATGCTGGTTTAAGAG GGAGTGTAAAGTCTCCACTTGAATTGAGTGAGAAAGAATGGGATGATACTATGGACACAAATCTTAAAGGACAATGGTTGGTATCAAAATATGTGTGCATACTCATGAACAAAGCCAATAGAGGTGGGTCTATTATCAATATTTCTTCCATTAGTGGTCTCAATAGACCACTAGAAATGGGAGCAGTTGCTTATATTACTTCAAAGGCTGCCTTAAACACTTTCACTAAG GTTATGGCGATGGAATTAGGAGCACACAAAATTAGAGTGAATAGTATATGTCCTGGACTATTTAAATctgaaattacaaaagatcTTATGAAAAAAGATTGGATTAAGAATGTAGCAAGGAGAATGGTGCCTTTAAGAACATTTGGAACTTCAAATCCAGCATTAACGACAATAGTTCGATACTTGGTGCACGATTCTTCTAAATACGTCTCGGGTAACATTTTTATAGTTGATGCAGGCAGCACATTACCTGGTGTTCCAATCTTCTCATCCCTTTGA